One window of Cherax quadricarinatus isolate ZL_2023a chromosome 18, ASM3850222v1, whole genome shotgun sequence genomic DNA carries:
- the LOC128689319 gene encoding large ribosomal subunit protein eL22: MTSVKSSAKKPQAKTMGKSTAKSADKAKAKPTDKAKAKLTEAKAKPAAAKAKPAEAKAKPAEAKAKPAEVKAKPAADKAKAKPAADKAKAKPAADKVKAKPAADKAKAKPAADKAKAKPAADKAKAKPAADKAKAQPAADKVKTEKVKTEKVRTKASEKIKTKFTAKTTTKAAGGKKPLKPRAQMKKSLVARGKITKGRRAKKLQLKFHIDCRQPVEDGIMNAADFETFLQQRIKVNGKVNNFSNQVSLERNKHKITLNADISFSKRYLKYLTKKYLKKNNLRDWLRVVAPPTAKDTYELRYFQINNEEEDDDDGDE, encoded by the exons ATGACATCG GTAAAGTCTTCAGCAAAGAAGCCGCAGGCAAAGACCATGGGTAAGTCCACGGCAAAATCTGCGGATAAGGCCAAAGCAAAGCCCACGGATAAGGCCAAAGCAAAGCTCACAGAAGCCAAAGCAAAGCCTGCAGCGGCCAAAGCAAAGCCTGCAGAGGCCAAAGCAAAGCCTGCAGAGGCCAAAGCAAAGCCTGCAGAGGTCAAAGCAAAGCCTGCTGCAGATAAGGCCAAAGCAAAGCCTGCTGCAGATAAGGCCAAAGCAAAGCCTGCTGCAGATAAGGTCAAAGCAAAGCCTGCTGCAGATAAGGCCAAAGCAAAGCCTGCTGCAGATAAAGCCAAAGCAAAGCCTGCTGCAGATAAGGCCAAAGCAAAGCCTGCTGCAGATAAGGCCAAAGCACAGCCTGCTGCAGATAAGGTCAAGACAGAAAAGGTCAAGACAGAGAAGGTCAGGACAAAGGCCTCAGAAAAGATCAAAACAAAGTTCACAGCTAAGACCACAACCAAGGCCGCTGGTGGCAAGAAGCCCCTAAAGCCACGTGCCCAGATGAAGAAGAGCTTAGTTGCCAGGGGAAAGATTACCAAGGGTCGTCGTGCCAAGAAACTACAGCTTAAGTTCCACATAGACTGCCGTCAGCCCGTGGAGGATGGAATCATGAATGCTGCAGACTTT GAGACATTTTTGCAGCAGCGTATAAAGGTTAATGGCAAGGTCAACAATTTCTCCAATCAAGTGTCATTGGAACGAAATAAGCACAAGATCACACTTAATGCAGATATTTCCTTCTCCAAAAg ATACCTGAAGTACCTGACGAAGAAATATCTCAAGAAGAATAACCTTCGTGATTGGCTGAGAGTGGTGGCACCCCCCACTGCCAAGGACACCTACGAGCTCAGGTACTTCCAGATCAACAATGAGGAAGAAGATGACGATGATGGTGACGAGTAA